GATCACGGTCGCCTCCTGCTCGAAGACCTACGCGATGACCGGCTGGCGGGTCGGTTGGCTCCTCGCTCCCGAGGCGGTCTCGGAGCGGGCGAACGCGATCCACGAGAGCACGACCGCGTGTGCGTCGAGCGTCGGCCAGCACGCGGCGCTCGCCGCGCTGACCGGACCGGAGGGGCCCGTGCGGGAGATGAGGGCCGAGTTTACCGAACGCCGTGAGTACGTGACCGAACGTATCAAGGACCTGCCGGGGATCACCGCGCCGACCCCGGAGGGCGCGTTCTACGCCTTCCTCGACGTGCGCGAGTTCGGCGACGACACGCTCTCGATCGCCACTACCCTCCTCGAGGAGTACGGCGTCGTCGTCGCCCCCGGAACCGGCTTCGGCGAAGTGGGCGAGGGGCATCTCCGGGTGAGCTTTGCCGCCGGGATGGAGGAGTTAGAGCGCGGGTTCGACGGGATCGAGGCGTTCGCACGCGCGGAGGCTCCTCGATGACGATGGACCTCGCTATCACCGGCGCGCTGGTCGTCACGATGGACGAGTCCCGCGGCGGCCTCGGGATCGTGGACGACGGAACGGTCGGGGTTCGAGACGGGGAGATCGTCGCCGTCGGTTCCGGTCCCGAAATCGACGCCTCGGACGCGAATCGGGTGATCGACGCCTCCGGCCGAGCGCTCCTCCCGGGGTTCGTGAACGCGCACACGCACACCACCCACACGCTGGTGAGAGGCGGTGCACAGGACGTCCCCGAGATCGAGTGGATGAACGGCGCGCTCGGACCGATCGCGCGGCAGATGACGTCCGAAGACGAGGTTGTCGGTTCGCGTCTCGGCGTCTGTGAAGCGCTTCTCTCGGGGGTTACGACTTTCGGGGAGTACACGAGCGGTGTGGGGAGACTGGTCGAGGAGGTCTACCGACCGCTCGGGGTTCGCGTCGCGGCGACGGAGACGATCAACGAGGTGAGAGAGGAGCGCGAGGGCCTCGGCCCGTGCGAGCCGTACCCGTTCGAGAGATCGAAAGGCGAGAGGGATCTGGACCGGGCGGAAGCGCTGTTCGAAGAGTACGGGGCGGAGGCGCTCGTGACGCCGGTCTACGGCCCGCAGGCGTTAGACATGATCTCGCCGGGGTTGCTGGAGGAGATCTCGGCACGGGCCGACGAGCGCGACGCGTCGATCCACATGCACGTCGCCCAGGGCGAGCGCGAGCACCTCCAGATCGAAGCCCGCTACGGTG
This region of Halalkalicoccus sp. CGA53 genomic DNA includes:
- a CDS encoding amidohydrolase family protein; translated protein: MTMDLAITGALVVTMDESRGGLGIVDDGTVGVRDGEIVAVGSGPEIDASDANRVIDASGRALLPGFVNAHTHTTHTLVRGGAQDVPEIEWMNGALGPIARQMTSEDEVVGSRLGVCEALLSGVTTFGEYTSGVGRLVEEVYRPLGVRVAATETINEVREEREGLGPCEPYPFERSKGERDLDRAEALFEEYGAEALVTPVYGPQALDMISPGLLEEISARADERDASIHMHVAQGEREHLQIEARYGAGESTVSALSDLGLLDERLIAVHCHGATPAERERLAEAGARYIGCPSSIAAIDGITPPVAEFLSNDAPVGIGTDQAPGPGGHSFLRELRTSSLLAKTDSSDPTALPAWTALRVGTIGGARALGLGDEIGTIEEGKRADLVLFDLGRLSVAPTVDRPLHTAIPNLLYAGGGSAVETVLVDGEVVVEEGSVVGVDEAELVAEATERAERVFAGAEADWRAAGSALVSASDEGRL